The DNA window CTTTGGGATACCACTATGGATCCGGAACACAGGGTCTTGTTGCGGGTAACTATGGATGAAGAGACAACATCAGAACTTGATCTTACCTTTACGACTCTAATGGGAGATAAAGTAGAACCGAGAAGAGAATTTATTGAAGAAAACGCCAAATATGTTAAGAACCTGGATGTGTAGGAGGATAAAAGAAAATGGAAGATAATATTTTTGATAAAGTCCATGAAGTGGACTTAAAGAAGACGATGGAAGACTCCTACATTGATTATGCCATGAGCGTAATCGCTTCCAGAGCGCTTCCGGATGTGCGGGATGGATTAAAGCCGGTTCAGAGAAGAATTCTCTATTCTATGATCGAGCTGAACAATGGACCAGACAAGCCTCATAGAAAATCTGCCCGTATCGTTGGTGATACCATGGGTAAATATCATCCCCATGGAGATAGTTCTATTTATGGGGCTTTGGTAAATATGGCCCAGGAGTGGTCTACCAGATATCCGCTGGTGGATGGCCATGGAAACTTTGGATCTGTAGATGGAGACGGGGCAGCCGCCATGCGGTATACGGAAGCACGTCTAAGTAAGATTTCTATGGAATTGACGGCAGATATCAACAAAGATACGGTTGATTTCATGCCAAACTTTGATGAGACAGAGAAGGAACCAACAGTACTTCCCGCAAGATTTCCAAATCTTTTAGTAAACGGAACGTCGGGAATCGCGGTTGGAATGGCTACCAATATTCCGCCTCACAACCTGAAGGAAATCATCAATGCGGTAGTCAAGATCATCGACGACCAGATCGCGGATAAAGAGGAGACTACCATTGAAGAGATCCTTCAGATCGTAAAGGGGCCTGATTTTCCCACAGGAGGAACTATCCTTGGAACCAGGGGCATCGAGGAAGCTTACCGCACCGGGCGGGGGAAGATTCGCGTCCGGGCAGTGACAGACATTGAGACCATGCCAAATGGTAAGAGCCGGATCATTGTGACAGAACTTCCTTACATGGTGAATAAAGCGCGTCTGATCGAGAAAATCGCTGAAATGGTGAGAGATAAGAAAATCGACGGAATCACAGACTTAAGCGATCAGTCCAGCCGGGAGGGTATGCGGGTAGTCATTGAACTTCGGAAAGACGTTAACGCCAATGTATTATTGAATCAATTATATAAACATACCCAGCTCCAGGATACATTTGGAGTAATCATGCTTGCTCTTGTAGGAAATGTTCCAAAAGTTATGAATCTTCTGGATATGTTAAACCATTATCTGAAGCATCAGGAAGATGTGGTTACCAGAAGAACAAAATATGAGTTAAACAAAGCAGAAGAGCGGGCACATATTTTAGAGGGATTGCTGATCGCCCTGGATCACATTGATGAAGTGATCAGCATTATCCGCGGTTCCCAGACGGTACAGATCGCCAAGACAGAGTTGATGGCGCGCTTTGATCTAAGCGACGCCCAGGCTCAGGCAATTGTGGATATGCGGCTGCGGGCTTTGACCGGTTTGGAACGGGAGAAGCTGGAAGCAGAATATAACGAACTGGTAAAACAGATCGAACATTTGAAAGCCATCCTTGCGGATCGGAAGCTGCTCCTTGGAGTTATAAAGGAAGAAATCCTTGCTATCCGGGATAAATACGGAGACGAAAGAAGAACCTCTATTGGATTTGATGAGTATGACATTTCCATGGAAGATTTGATTCCTAAGGAAGATGTTGTCATTACAATGACGAAATTAGGATATATCAAACGGATGTCAGAAGATACCTTCAAAGCTCAAAACCGGGGAGGCAAAGGCATTAAGGGAATACAGACTCTGGAAGAAGATTATGTAGAAGACCTTCTGATGTGCAATACTCATCATTACATTATGTTCTTTACCAATGCGGGACGGGTCTACCGGCTGAAAGGCTATGAGATTCCGGAGGCCAGCCGGACATCCAGAGGAACAGCGATCATCAACCTTCTGCAGCTGATGCCCGGAGAAAATATCACAGCAGTCATACCTGTAGAGTATTACAGTGAGAAGGCATATCTTGTGATGGCTACCAAGAAAGGTCTGATCAAAAAGACGCCATTGAAAGAATACGCCAATGTAAGAAAAACAGGGCTTGCCGCAATTACATTAAGAGAAGACGATGAATTGATCGAAGTGAAATTCACCAATGGGCGACAGGAGATCATTCTCGCAACCAAGTATGGACAGTGTATCCGATTCCGCGAAAATGATGTTCGCTGTACAGGAAGGACATCCATGGGAGTGCGCGGAATCAATCTGGCCGACAGAGACGAAGTGATCGGTATGCAGCTTGCTTCCCAGGGAACAGATCTTCTCATTGTTTCAGAAAAAGGAATGGGAAAAAGGACCTCCATCGATGAATTTACCGCTCAAAACCGAGGCGGAAAAGGCGTGAAGTGTTATAAGATCACAGAAAAGACAGGAAATGTAGTCGGTATCAAAGGAGTCCATGAAGATGACGAGATCATGATCATCAACACAGAAGGAATCATCATCCGCATGCTGTGCAGCGGAATCTCAGTCCTTGGCCGTGTAACCTCAGGAGTGAAACTGATCAACCTGAAAGAAGGAGATACGGTAGCAAGCATCGCAAAAGTGCGGGATGGAGAAAAAGAAGATTATAAGAAGAAATACTTTCTGGATGAGGAAGAATAATTAAATGGGGCCGGGGGATTTTTAAAAATCCCCCGGCCCAAATTAAAAATGCCCTGTCCCTTTTTGAAAATTAATTCTCGATCAATCCGTCCTTCTCTAATTCTCGCAGAATAATTTCTGCCGTCTTTTTCACTGTTATGGAGACAAATTGTGTACATTGGGCTTTACGTTCAGGAGAATTCTTTTCTTTTCCCCTGGTAAGTACTCGGCAGCATGTGCCTCCGCAGGTTTCTTTGAAAAAGTCATGCATTTCGTTGCATAAAGCAAAGCAGCGGTTGATTTTCGGATCGCCAGGTGTCTTCCTTCCAAAGAAATAACCGATGCACATAGTAGCTCCGGCAAGCGCGCCGCAAATACATCCGCCGCCTCCAAGTCCCCATGGAAATCCGGAACTCATAGCGATCGCATCGTCAGACATGTCCAGTTCAAAATGCTTTTTAATTGCGTAAATAACAGACTCTGAACAGGCAAAACCTTGATTGAAAATTTCAACCGCATCCTTTTGTAATTCTTCCATATTAATGTTTGTATTCATGATAACCTCCTATTGGGGCCGGGGGATTTTTAAAAATCCCCCGGCCCAAATTAAAAATGCCCTGTCCCTATTTTATATCAATTATAACTTTTTTTAAAGAAGTACGGCCTATTTTCATGAAAAAAGGGATAGTGTCAATAGTTTTTCGCAAAATCAAAACCTAGCCGTTTAGCAGCCGGTAGTCAGCCGGCTATGATATCAGACAGCAGATCCTCTTCTGTTTTGAAAAGATGATCCATATTCATATAGCGTCTGGCTCCCCAACTGGTTGCTGCTACGTGACGCAGTCTGGCACATACGAGCATCAAGGCACTCTGCCCGTCAGGAAAAGCACCGATCGCTTTTGTACGCCGTTTAATCTCACGGTTGAGGCGCTCAATAGCGTTATTGGTTCGGATCCGGGTCCAATGCTGCGTAGGAAAATCCATATAGGTCAAGGTTTCTTCAATCCCGTCCTCTACCTTCTTGGCAGCTTTAGCAAGCTTCATGGCACGGAGTTTCTCCGCTACCTGGATTGCTTTTTCACGGGCGGCTTCCTTGCTTTCCTGCGCATGGATCGCCTTGAGCATAAGCGCTACCGTTTTCATCTTGTTACGGGGGGTAACAGAAAATATATTTCTGTAAAAATGAACCGTACAGCGCTGATATCTGGCATCCGGAAAGACTTCCGGAATGGTTTCAAGCATACCGAGATTCTTATCGCCGATGATCAAACGTACACCAGTAAGCCCGCGTTCTTTCAACCATACGAAGAAAGAACGCCAGCTTTCACGATCCTCTTTCATCCCTTCCGCAGCACCAAGGATTTCCCGGCAGCCATCCTGACTGACGCCAATGGCAACGAGAACAGAAACGTTCTGGATCTCGCCGCCCCAGCTACGTTTCAGGTAAACACCATCTACGTAAACATAAGGATAGTTCCCGGAAAGCGGACGGGTACGCCAGGTTTCAATATGCTCATAAGCCTTTTTATTCAGGTTACTGATGGTTCCAGGGGATACTTTCGTTCCCCATAAGGCTTCGGTGATATCTTCCACGCGTCGGACAGAAACACCGGCCAGATACATCTCAATAAGAGCTTCTTCCACGGAAGATTCTCTGCGACGATATCTTTCGATAATGGCTGTCTCGAAAGGAACCCCTTTCAGTTTAGGAACCTTCAGTTCGACTTCCCCTGCGGTAGTGTGGAGATTTCGCTTATAATGGCCGGAACGATATCCCTGGCGGTCAGAGGAGCGCTCATACTTTTCAGCGTTGACTAATTCGTCGGCTTCCTTATCGAGCAGGGCGTTTAATGTTTCTTCGACACTGTTACGGACAAGATCCTTTAAATCATGCTTTATTAAGTCCTCATTTAGCTGTATAATCTTATCAGACATGGTTCTATAGCCTCCTTTGATAGATTTAGTTGTGGTGACTTGATTTTACCAAACGGCTATAGACCATGTCTATTTTTATGAAATTGATTTTGCGAAATTAATTATACGTTATCACCAGAAAGTCTGTCCAGATTTTTGAGCAAAAACTACAGGAGTATCTAAAAGCAAAAAATTGGGGATACGTGGAAAATAAATAAAAATAGTTAATATATTATAGTTAAATAATTTATTTTTTTCACTAATTTTACCATGGTATAATTCAGTCATAAAAGCTTGTAAATATAAAATGGAGGAGGAATTTACTATGAAAATCGTTGTGTTAGACGGCTATACATTAAATCCTGGGGATATTAGCTGGGATGGACTGGAAGCCCTGGGAGAATTGAAGGTTTACAACCGTACAGCTCCAGAGGAAGTGATAGATCGTATAGGTGATGCCCAGATCGTCTATACGAATAAGACGCCTATCACAAAAGAGACGCTGAATGTATGCAGTCAGATCAAATTTATCGGAGTTCTGGCTACAGGATATAATATCGTAGACGTGGCGGCGGCTAAAGAAAAAGGAATTCCTGTAACAAATATCCCTACCTATGGAACGGATGCGGTGGGGCAGTTCGCAATCGCTCTCCTTTTGGAAATCTGCCATCATATCGGATATCATTCTCAGGCAGTACATGAGGGAAAATGGAGCAGCAATCCGGATTGGTGTTTCTGGGATTATCCTCTGATCGAACTGGCAGGTAAGACCATGGGAATCATCGGATTTGGAAGAATCGGGCAGAGTACCGGGAAAATAGCCAAAGCGCTGGGCATGAATGTGATAGCGAATGATGCGTTTGAGAGTGAAACAGGAAAAGAGATCGCTGCATATGTGGATAAAGATACTCTTTTTGCCCAATCAGATGTGATCGCCCTGCATTGTCCGCTGTTTCCAGAAACAGAAGGTATCATCAACCGGGAGAATATTGAAAAGATGAAAGATGGAGTGATCATCTTGAATAATTCCAGAGGACCGTTGATCGTTGAACAGGATCTGGCGGATGCGTTAAATTCAGGCAAAGTCTATGCCGCTGGTCTAGATGTGGTCTCAACGGAACCCATCAAGGAAGATAATGTACTATTGAAGGCGAAGAATTGTTTTATCACACCGCACATCTCCTGGGCACCAAAGGAATCCAGGCAGAGGTTAATGGATATTGCTGTGGACAATTTGAAAGCTTTCACGGAAGGAAATCCAAAGAATGTGGTAAATAAATAAAGATTTTTTATATTATTAAAAAAATTAATCGATTTTTAGAATTTTTATCTTTATGTTATGATATAAAAAAATTGAAAGGTTAATTGAAATCCTTACTGCAACATTGAAGTTGTAACTGCACATTGAAAACTTTATGAAGTTGTAACTGCATAATATCATGAGTAACTGCAACAGTTTTAAGCTGTTTTTCTGGCTTTGGATTGCCTTTTTCCGATTTTCCTTGTAAAATTTCTTAAAGGAAGGCATGACAAAACACAGACTGCATTTTTTACTTTTCGCAGAAGTTGTAAATGCACCCTGTTTGTGTTTCCTTTTTTATCGTGTCCTGTCTTCTCTTAAATTCCGGTTTACTTCTTAAATAAAGCCGGTGTAAGGGTTATGGAATCGGATGGGATCTTTTCAAGGCCCAGGAGGTTCGCAGTCTCCTGGCCGTAGATCTTGATAAAAAGATCTATAGGAGCCTGTCCGTTCCACTTTTTTCGGGGATAGGAATTGATGTGGTTCATCATTTCCCTGATTTCTTCTTCCGTATATTCATCCTTTGCATGATTTTTAGGTATGATATAACGGATCAATTCATGGTTCCGTTCACAGTTGCTCTTCTGATTTGTATTCATCGGGTCACAATAGAATACGCGGCACTGGATCTCTCCGGTCTCCATATCTGCTTCGATTTTTTCGGGATCGCTGAATTCGCTTCCCCGATCGGTAATAATAACCTGAAAAAGCATCCGGAATTTCTCATCTCCAAGTGCTTTCCGCAGCCGGCAGAATATTTCTGTTACTGATCCCGCTGTGTTGCGCTCTCTCAGGAACATGAGCTGTACGTCACAGTTGGTAAACAAGATTGTCAGCAGTGTCTGGCCGCCTTTGTGTATGACCACACTGTCCATCTGGCTGACTATGGCATCTGGATTCTGGCGCATATATTCCTCGTATTCCTCATAACTGCGTCCGATATGGCATTTCCGGTCTACCCGGAGAACCGGACCGCTCTTTTTCCGTTCCGGTCTGCGCAGTTTCCTTCTCAGGTCTATATTTCTGGCATCCAAAAGGCCTGCATCAATATAGGAATAGATCGTCCGTTCCGATACGGGCAGTTCATCTCTGTGACGTTCACAGATAACCGGGAGTGACTGCCCCTTTTTTAACAGCGGTGTGATCGTATCATTGATCCGGTTTAACTCCTGCTCTGTAAGAGAGATTCCTTTACGGGATTCAGAGAGCATCTGTTCATACTGCTGCTGAGCATGCTTGGCGTCATAGAGCATCCTGCGCAGACGGCAGCGAAGCCGGTGGTCACAGGCATTACAGACAAACGGCGACTTTTCGTAATCTGTACAGAACTCTTCCTGATAATCAGGGCATCCTTCCTGACATCGTCCACATGCTGTCTGGCACTGTTTCTTCCCATGAAAGCATCCCTGACGGCAGTTTGGGATTCTGGTACAGGTACAATGGTGGATACAGTTATTGCCCCCTGACGTTTTGACCAGCCTGCGGTGTGCTTTGATCTCTCTGCCGACAGTAGACCGATCCTTTCCAATGTTTTTGGCGATCTGTGCGACCTTCAATCCCTGCTGCAGACCTGACTGGATGGCGAGCCTGTCATCATATGTAAGGTGTTTATTACTCATGGTTACCTCCAATCCGAAGACAGGACAAGGATAGTATACTGGAAAAAAGGCAAAAAGAAACCATGAAGTTACAACTGCAACTC is part of the Lachnospiraceae bacterium KGMB03038 genome and encodes:
- the gyrA gene encoding DNA gyrase subunit A; translation: MEDNIFDKVHEVDLKKTMEDSYIDYAMSVIASRALPDVRDGLKPVQRRILYSMIELNNGPDKPHRKSARIVGDTMGKYHPHGDSSIYGALVNMAQEWSTRYPLVDGHGNFGSVDGDGAAAMRYTEARLSKISMELTADINKDTVDFMPNFDETEKEPTVLPARFPNLLVNGTSGIAVGMATNIPPHNLKEIINAVVKIIDDQIADKEETTIEEILQIVKGPDFPTGGTILGTRGIEEAYRTGRGKIRVRAVTDIETMPNGKSRIIVTELPYMVNKARLIEKIAEMVRDKKIDGITDLSDQSSREGMRVVIELRKDVNANVLLNQLYKHTQLQDTFGVIMLALVGNVPKVMNLLDMLNHYLKHQEDVVTRRTKYELNKAEERAHILEGLLIALDHIDEVISIIRGSQTVQIAKTELMARFDLSDAQAQAIVDMRLRALTGLEREKLEAEYNELVKQIEHLKAILADRKLLLGVIKEEILAIRDKYGDERRTSIGFDEYDISMEDLIPKEDVVITMTKLGYIKRMSEDTFKAQNRGGKGIKGIQTLEEDYVEDLLMCNTHHYIMFFTNAGRVYRLKGYEIPEASRTSRGTAIINLLQLMPGENITAVIPVEYYSEKAYLVMATKKGLIKKTPLKEYANVRKTGLAAITLREDDELIEVKFTNGRQEIILATKYGQCIRFRENDVRCTGRTSMGVRGINLADRDEVIGMQLASQGTDLLIVSEKGMGKRTSIDEFTAQNRGGKGVKCYKITEKTGNVVGIKGVHEDDEIMIINTEGIIIRMLCSGISVLGRVTSGVKLINLKEGDTVASIAKVRDGEKEDYKKKYFLDEEE
- a CDS encoding IS256 family transposase, with the translated sequence MSDKIIQLNEDLIKHDLKDLVRNSVEETLNALLDKEADELVNAEKYERSSDRQGYRSGHYKRNLHTTAGEVELKVPKLKGVPFETAIIERYRRRESSVEEALIEMYLAGVSVRRVEDITEALWGTKVSPGTISNLNKKAYEHIETWRTRPLSGNYPYVYVDGVYLKRSWGGEIQNVSVLVAIGVSQDGCREILGAAEGMKEDRESWRSFFVWLKERGLTGVRLIIGDKNLGMLETIPEVFPDARYQRCTVHFYRNIFSVTPRNKMKTVALMLKAIHAQESKEAAREKAIQVAEKLRAMKLAKAAKKVEDGIEETLTYMDFPTQHWTRIRTNNAIERLNREIKRRTKAIGAFPDGQSALMLVCARLRHVAATSWGARRYMNMDHLFKTEEDLLSDIIAG
- a CDS encoding D-2-hydroxyacid dehydrogenase translates to MKIVVLDGYTLNPGDISWDGLEALGELKVYNRTAPEEVIDRIGDAQIVYTNKTPITKETLNVCSQIKFIGVLATGYNIVDVAAAKEKGIPVTNIPTYGTDAVGQFAIALLLEICHHIGYHSQAVHEGKWSSNPDWCFWDYPLIELAGKTMGIIGFGRIGQSTGKIAKALGMNVIANDAFESETGKEIAAYVDKDTLFAQSDVIALHCPLFPETEGIINRENIEKMKDGVIILNNSRGPLIVEQDLADALNSGKVYAAGLDVVSTEPIKEDNVLLKAKNCFITPHISWAPKESRQRLMDIAVDNLKAFTEGNPKNVVNK
- a CDS encoding IS30 family transposase, with the protein product MSNKHLTYDDRLAIQSGLQQGLKVAQIAKNIGKDRSTVGREIKAHRRLVKTSGGNNCIHHCTCTRIPNCRQGCFHGKKQCQTACGRCQEGCPDYQEEFCTDYEKSPFVCNACDHRLRCRLRRMLYDAKHAQQQYEQMLSESRKGISLTEQELNRINDTITPLLKKGQSLPVICERHRDELPVSERTIYSYIDAGLLDARNIDLRRKLRRPERKKSGPVLRVDRKCHIGRSYEEYEEYMRQNPDAIVSQMDSVVIHKGGQTLLTILFTNCDVQLMFLRERNTAGSVTEIFCRLRKALGDEKFRMLFQVIITDRGSEFSDPEKIEADMETGEIQCRVFYCDPMNTNQKSNCERNHELIRYIIPKNHAKDEYTEEEIREMMNHINSYPRKKWNGQAPIDLFIKIYGQETANLLGLEKIPSDSITLTPALFKK